The following are from one region of the Nicotiana tabacum cultivar K326 chromosome 3, ASM71507v2, whole genome shotgun sequence genome:
- the LOC107760162 gene encoding mini zinc finger protein 2-like: MKKLQLYLKREDSSINSANFSVRYKECQKNHAARVGGYAVDGCREYMPISGEEGTNSAFTCAACGCHRNFHRRQVVETEVASDSSSSSSSTNN; the protein is encoded by the coding sequence atgaaaaaacttcaactgtatttgAAGAGAGAAGACTCCTCAATAAATTCAGCTAATTTTAGTGTGAGATATAAAGAGTGCCAGAAGAATCATGCTGCGAGGGTTGGAGGATATGCTGTTGATGGCTGCCGAGAATATATGCCAATTAGTGGGGAAGAAGGAACAAACAGCGCCTTTACTTGTGCAGCTTGCGGCTGTCACCGCAACTTTCATAGAAGACAAGTAGTGGAAACTGAAGTTGCATCtgattcttcctcttcttcttcctctaccAATAACTAA
- the LOC142176635 gene encoding uncharacterized protein LOC142176635: MTNTTLETGKDDGENFTDIHPRHPLYLHPSDSPGSVLIPQQLTGIKNYIAWSNSMRVALLAKNKLGFIDGKYRKQQYSGDLEHEWERCNDFMLSWITNSVSKELANGIMYSTNAYNVWTDLKERFDEKNLTRVYQLHRKTFTASQGSLSVSEYYSKLKCAWDEY; encoded by the coding sequence ATGACAAATACAACTCTTGAGACCGGGAAGGACGACGGAGAAAACTTCACGGACATTCATCCCAGGCATCCTCTGTACCTACATCCCTCAGACAGTCCAGGTAGTGTGCTAATTCCTCAACAACTAACAGGAATAAAAAACTATATAGCTTGGAGTAATTCTATGCGAGTAGCTTTATTAGCCAAAAATAAGCTAGGGTTCATAGATGGAAAATATCGGAAACAACAGTATAGTGGTGATTTAGAGCATGAATGGGAGAGATGCAATGACTTCATGTTATCCTGGATAACTAATTCAGTGTCTAAAGAGTTAGCAAATGGTATAATGTACTCAACCAATGCCTATAATGTTTGGACAGATCTAAAGGAAAGATTTGATGAGAAAAATCTCACTAGAGTTTATCAACTGCACCGAAAAACATTTACCGCTAGTCAAGGAAGTTTATCAGTGTCAGAATATTACTCAAAACTAAAATGTGCATGGGATGAGTATTGA